One window of Nostoc sp. C052 genomic DNA carries:
- the sufR gene encoding iron-sulfur cluster biosynthesis transcriptional regulator SufR, with protein sequence MATTHQSSTKQDILEYLHKHEKATALELAEVLDVTPQAIRRHLKDLETEELVLYATSVQAAGMGRPQHVYQLSPQGRDRLHRTMNDRFGDGHGNFAVSLLDTLAETVGHDQFKSILEKQWQRKALEYRDRVGGGSLRERVANLVELRKAEGFMAEYHPVDVNDSFECDRFIFIEHNCAISNVAESFPSICGHELEMFAAVLPDCTVERTHWIIDGEHRCGYLVQVRH encoded by the coding sequence ATGGCGACTACTCACCAGTCCTCAACCAAGCAAGATATCTTAGAGTATCTGCACAAACACGAAAAAGCAACGGCTTTGGAGCTAGCTGAAGTTTTAGACGTTACCCCCCAAGCGATTCGTCGCCATCTCAAGGATTTGGAGACGGAGGAGCTAGTTTTGTATGCGACATCGGTACAGGCGGCGGGAATGGGGCGTCCGCAGCACGTTTATCAACTGAGTCCTCAAGGGCGCGATCGCTTGCATCGCACAATGAACGATCGCTTTGGTGATGGCCACGGAAATTTTGCGGTTTCGCTGCTAGACACCTTAGCCGAAACGGTAGGACACGATCAATTTAAATCGATTTTAGAAAAACAGTGGCAGCGCAAAGCTCTAGAGTATCGCGATCGCGTAGGTGGCGGTTCACTGCGAGAACGGGTAGCCAACTTAGTAGAATTGAGAAAAGCGGAAGGCTTCATGGCCGAGTATCACCCCGTTGATGTGAATGACAGCTTTGAGTGCGATCGCTTTATTTTTATAGAACATAACTGCGCCATTTCTAACGTTGCCGAATCTTTCCCCAGCATTTGTGGTCACGAATTAGAAATGTTTGCAGCTGTATTACCTGATTGTACCGTAGAACGCACCCACTGGATTATCGATGGCGAACATCGTTGTGGCTATTTGGTACAAGTTCGTCATTAG
- a CDS encoding ABC transporter ATP-binding protein: MTAAVFLENVYKFYNNIPVVNDLSFKIEAGEIFALLGPNGAGKSTTIRMLTTLTKPSQGRIEVGGYDVTSQAILAKQSIGVVLQQVSVDNDLTVWENMELHGRLHHISNPQRQKLINQWLEYVELAEKRDDLVKTLSGGMKRRLQIARALLHQPQILFLDEPTVGLDPQTRRRLWEIIRDLNKQGMTMLLTTHYMDEVEFLCDAFGSTKPGRIGIMDSGKLISLGTLQQLRSAHGEGLVMKQLGVSDVGSDGARSWEYLFFPSLEAANIYLNEQPDKTGMMVRPSNLEDIFVELTGRQLD, encoded by the coding sequence GTGACTGCTGCTGTCTTTTTAGAAAATGTCTACAAGTTTTACAACAATATACCTGTAGTCAATGACCTGTCATTCAAAATTGAAGCAGGAGAGATATTTGCTCTACTTGGCCCAAACGGTGCAGGTAAATCAACCACAATTCGGATGCTGACTACACTCACCAAACCATCTCAAGGACGCATAGAAGTAGGTGGATATGATGTGACAAGCCAAGCAATATTAGCAAAACAGAGTATTGGCGTAGTCTTGCAACAAGTCAGTGTAGATAATGATTTAACCGTTTGGGAAAATATGGAACTGCACGGGAGACTACATCACATTAGTAACCCGCAGCGGCAAAAATTGATTAATCAATGGCTAGAGTATGTTGAACTAGCAGAAAAACGTGATGATTTGGTAAAAACCCTGTCTGGGGGTATGAAACGACGGTTGCAGATTGCGAGAGCTTTATTGCATCAACCGCAAATTTTGTTTTTGGATGAACCAACGGTAGGACTAGACCCCCAAACCAGGCGACGCCTCTGGGAAATTATTCGGGATTTAAATAAACAAGGGATGACGATGCTACTGACGACCCATTATATGGATGAGGTCGAATTTTTGTGCGATGCCTTTGGCTCTACCAAGCCAGGACGCATCGGTATTATGGATAGCGGTAAATTGATTTCTTTGGGAACTTTACAACAGCTGCGTTCTGCTCACGGTGAAGGTTTGGTGATGAAACAATTAGGTGTGTCTGATGTGGGAAGTGATGGCGCTCGTAGTTGGGAATATCTGTTTTTCCCATCTTTGGAAGCAGCAAATATCTACTTGAATGAACAGCCCGATAAAACCGGAATGATGGTGCGTCCCTCTAATCTGGAAGATATTTTTGTAGAATTAACGGGACGCCAGTTAGATTAA
- a CDS encoding DUF1499 domain-containing protein, whose translation MSRLLTSITQRLLWSVTFAILLTLISSFIFTGATWAASSALGVDNGHLSSCPASDNCVVSQNADKKHAIDPIPYHVDRNVAKETLLKVISVVPRTEVIEQTDNYIHALSKSRIFQFVDDVEFYLPPNESVIHLRSASRVGESDLGVNRRRVEQIRLALRDLNI comes from the coding sequence ATGTCCCGTCTGCTAACATCTATCACACAACGACTCTTATGGAGTGTCACTTTTGCAATACTCCTAACTTTAATTAGTAGTTTCATATTTACTGGGGCTACTTGGGCTGCTTCTTCTGCTTTGGGAGTTGATAATGGTCATCTGAGTTCTTGTCCGGCTTCAGACAACTGTGTTGTCAGTCAAAACGCAGATAAAAAACACGCCATTGACCCGATTCCTTATCATGTAGACCGCAATGTAGCGAAAGAAACTTTACTAAAAGTAATCAGTGTTGTTCCTCGCACAGAAGTTATAGAACAGACAGATAATTACATTCATGCCCTTTCTAAAAGCCGCATCTTCCAATTTGTTGATGATGTAGAGTTTTATTTACCTCCCAATGAGTCTGTAATTCATCTGCGTTCGGCATCTCGCGTGGGAGAATCGGATCTCGGTGTCAACCGCAGGCGTGTAGAACAAATTCGTTTGGCTCTACGCGATTTAAATATTTGA
- a CDS encoding YbjQ family protein — MIITTTDVIQGAVIDSYLGIVTAEVVYGSNFLRDFLAGIRDIIGGRTASYERLFEQGQRKALEELEQRAQRLGANAVIGIEIDTGTINLDQSGVLLLITATGTAVRMR, encoded by the coding sequence ATGATTATAACTACAACTGATGTGATTCAAGGAGCCGTGATTGATTCATATTTAGGTATTGTGACAGCAGAAGTAGTCTACGGCAGCAATTTCTTGCGAGATTTTTTGGCTGGAATTCGCGATATTATTGGTGGACGTACTGCTAGCTATGAGCGTCTATTTGAGCAGGGTCAACGCAAAGCACTAGAAGAGTTAGAGCAACGCGCCCAACGTTTAGGAGCAAATGCTGTAATCGGAATTGAAATTGATACTGGCACAATCAATCTTGACCAATCAGGAGTTCTTTTGCTGATTACTGCCACTGGTACAGCTGTGAGGATGCGTTAA
- a CDS encoding tetratricopeptide repeat protein: MYKPTSFVFSVVLLGCFTFTIPSVAQAQVLVAQAKNPELKQLLEEGRRLVDAGDYGGAIAVYQQAASLDPKNAKIHSGIGYLYAQQGNYQAALTAYRKAIAINPNNSDFYYAVGYIKANLGDTPGAKEGYRRAIQLNRNNVNAYLGLAVTQSRMGDYNAATWAYQQAIDLDKNNAQTYELMGSMYKQRRQTKQANSLLQKARDLYKRRNDSGGVERVEAMLRQLGG; this comes from the coding sequence GTGTACAAGCCAACATCATTCGTGTTTAGCGTGGTGTTACTAGGATGTTTTACCTTCACCATACCTTCAGTAGCTCAGGCTCAGGTATTAGTGGCACAAGCCAAAAACCCAGAGTTAAAGCAACTGCTAGAAGAAGGACGGAGGCTAGTGGATGCCGGTGATTATGGTGGTGCGATCGCTGTTTATCAACAAGCGGCTAGTTTAGATCCCAAGAATGCTAAAATCCATTCAGGCATTGGGTATTTGTACGCTCAACAGGGAAATTACCAGGCAGCATTAACAGCTTATCGTAAAGCGATCGCAATCAACCCTAACAACAGTGATTTTTACTACGCTGTCGGCTACATCAAGGCGAATTTGGGCGACACACCAGGAGCAAAGGAAGGCTACCGTCGTGCCATACAGCTGAACCGTAACAACGTTAACGCCTATTTAGGATTGGCTGTGACGCAATCGCGAATGGGAGACTATAATGCAGCTACTTGGGCATACCAACAAGCCATCGACTTGGATAAAAACAACGCCCAAACTTATGAGTTAATGGGGTCGATGTATAAACAGCGACGACAAACCAAACAAGCGAACAGCTTGCTTCAGAAAGCCCGTGATTTGTACAAGCGTCGCAACGACTCAGGTGGCGTAGAAAGGGTAGAAGCCATGCTGCGGCAGTTAGGAGGATGA